Proteins encoded within one genomic window of Chlorobaculum sp. MV4-Y:
- a CDS encoding GNAT family N-acetyltransferase, giving the protein MPNIRIAEPADIEACTRLLNVLFSQEHEFTPDLKKQEAGLGMIIGNPSAGTIFVCEADGNIIGMVSLLNLVSTALGKKVAMLEDMIVDPAWRNQGIGAMLLDYACRWAQENGYGRITLLTDGDNLSAQRFYETHGFVRSTMMAFRKQL; this is encoded by the coding sequence ATGCCGAATATTCGTATTGCAGAACCCGCTGACATCGAGGCGTGCACCCGATTGCTGAATGTTCTTTTCAGCCAGGAACATGAATTCACGCCCGATCTGAAAAAACAGGAGGCCGGTCTCGGTATGATCATCGGCAACCCGTCAGCTGGAACGATCTTCGTCTGTGAAGCAGACGGGAACATCATTGGCATGGTCTCGCTGCTGAACCTGGTCAGCACGGCACTGGGGAAAAAGGTGGCAATGCTCGAAGACATGATCGTCGATCCGGCCTGGCGAAATCAAGGCATTGGCGCCATGCTGCTCGACTACGCCTGCCGCTGGGCGCAGGAGAATGGCTATGGCAGGATCACGCTGCTGACCGACGGCGACAACCTGTCGGCCCAGCGTTTTTACGAGACGCACGGTTTTGTGCGCTCAACGATGATGGCATTCAGAAAACAGCTATAA
- a CDS encoding rubredoxin produces the protein MNVKESEQAQADQQAWICAECGYIYDPAEGDLETNIRPGVPFDKLPEDWACPVCNHLRNQFTVFISQL, from the coding sequence ATGAACGTCAAAGAGAGCGAACAGGCACAAGCCGACCAGCAGGCATGGATATGTGCCGAATGCGGCTACATTTATGACCCAGCAGAGGGCGATCTCGAAACGAACATACGCCCCGGAGTGCCGTTCGACAAGCTGCCGGAGGATTGGGCCTGCCCGGTCTGTAATCACCTGAGAAACCAGTTCACCGTATTCATTTCACAACTCTGA
- a CDS encoding ABC transporter permease, producing the protein MKAEFYIARRFAFKPRSLSKPTFIVLAAVVGIAVGTAALILTLSIVNGFASVIEGKLISFSSHLQVRQPDERLFLETRRDLQTLKSVPGIVSVSPFLDINVMFRSRARSGGAGGNIAPAMIQGIDPRESSRFLQNGPALLEAAPASADGSLPILLGKTLAEKLGVKAGDRLMVVGIAGKNGASGIAGKESVVELLSSLDLHVAQVAGIYDTGLTEGFDDIIAFADLGRLQQLYHPGMISGYEANVANLRDLQAISATVASRLGYPFYSYTVYERYANLFEWLKLQKNIMPLLIITITVVAVFNIVSTLLVLIIEKTREIGMLTALGLEPRAVSMVFMGQAFMISLVGIGLGNLLALGLSLFELHFHLITLPEKSYFIRHVPLEIDPLQYLTVSAGVALLTLLFAFIPSRVAASLRPATALTT; encoded by the coding sequence GTGAAAGCCGAGTTCTACATTGCCAGGCGATTTGCCTTCAAGCCCCGGTCGTTGTCGAAGCCGACGTTTATCGTACTGGCGGCGGTGGTTGGAATCGCTGTGGGCACGGCGGCACTGATTCTGACGCTCTCTATTGTCAACGGATTTGCGTCGGTGATCGAGGGCAAGCTTATCAGTTTCTCCTCGCATCTTCAGGTGCGCCAGCCGGACGAGCGCCTGTTTCTCGAAACGCGCCGCGACCTTCAGACGCTGAAAAGCGTGCCGGGTATCGTTTCGGTTTCGCCATTTCTTGACATAAATGTGATGTTCCGGAGCCGCGCCAGAAGTGGTGGTGCAGGCGGGAACATTGCTCCGGCGATGATTCAGGGGATCGATCCTCGTGAGAGTTCGCGCTTTTTGCAGAACGGTCCGGCACTGCTTGAAGCGGCTCCGGCTTCGGCGGACGGCTCGCTGCCGATTCTGCTCGGCAAGACGCTGGCCGAGAAGCTTGGCGTCAAAGCGGGTGACCGGCTGATGGTCGTCGGCATTGCGGGGAAAAACGGTGCATCCGGCATCGCCGGCAAGGAGAGCGTCGTGGAGCTGCTGTCGAGCCTCGACCTGCATGTTGCGCAAGTTGCAGGCATCTACGATACCGGACTCACCGAAGGATTCGATGACATCATCGCGTTCGCCGATCTTGGCAGACTTCAGCAGCTTTACCATCCCGGCATGATTTCGGGCTACGAGGCCAATGTCGCCAACCTGCGCGATCTGCAGGCGATTTCGGCAACCGTCGCGTCGAGGCTCGGCTATCCCTTCTACTCCTACACGGTTTACGAGCGCTACGCCAACCTTTTCGAGTGGCTCAAGCTTCAGAAAAACATCATGCCGCTGCTCATCATCACCATCACGGTCGTGGCGGTGTTCAACATCGTTTCGACGCTGCTCGTGCTGATCATCGAAAAAACGAGGGAGATCGGCATGTTGACCGCGCTTGGTCTTGAACCTCGCGCCGTGAGCATGGTGTTTATGGGACAGGCGTTCATGATTTCGCTGGTCGGCATTGGCCTGGGCAACCTTCTCGCGCTTGGCCTGTCACTTTTCGAGCTGCATTTCCATCTCATTACGCTGCCGGAAAAGAGCTATTTCATTCGCCACGTGCCGCTCGAAATCGATCCGCTGCAATACCTCACGGTGTCGGCGGGCGTGGCGTTGCTGACGCTGCTTTTCGCTTTCATTCCATCACGCGTTGCCGCCTCGCTTCGGCCCGCAACCGCACTGACCACGTGA
- a CDS encoding ABC transporter permease, which yields MKAGIWIARRYSFARKRFRVINIISGISLAGIVVGVSTLLVVMSVLNGFQKLARDLFVAVEGPVQIVPAQGRSLVVSDSLLAAIAQLDGVETAQPFAEGQTIITASGKSELIMVRGLTAEAQRSLMKKTLTTQPYFSKDGISAGNLLAERLRLYPDEPVRLFSPELISAGLQALWQPELMPALSMSDARVQSSFSLQKLFDDRYVLAPVEMAQNILLFGRERYSGIDIRGKAGVSDETLEARLREWISATHQEKTLRVLTLGERHRDMFAVMQLEKWASFAVLMLVILVALLSLAGSLAMTVIDKRHELFYLRCLGLERPQFMTIFIVEGGLTGLVGTALGSLLAWLICKAQELWGIVQLPSKSAFIISAYPVSMKAGDFFAVGAAAILFALLVSLYPAGKAAAIATSRSVENKME from the coding sequence ATGAAAGCGGGTATCTGGATAGCCAGACGTTACAGTTTCGCGCGCAAGCGGTTTCGGGTGATCAATATCATTTCCGGCATCAGTCTTGCCGGGATCGTGGTCGGCGTCTCGACGCTGCTGGTTGTGATGAGCGTGCTGAACGGCTTCCAGAAGTTGGCCCGCGATCTTTTCGTGGCCGTTGAAGGCCCGGTGCAGATCGTGCCTGCGCAGGGCCGCTCGCTCGTGGTGAGCGACTCGCTGCTTGCGGCGATTGCCCAACTCGATGGCGTTGAAACCGCGCAACCTTTCGCAGAGGGGCAGACGATCATCACCGCGTCGGGCAAGAGCGAGCTGATCATGGTTCGCGGGCTGACCGCCGAGGCGCAGCGCTCTCTGATGAAAAAGACCTTAACCACACAGCCCTATTTTTCCAAAGACGGAATCTCGGCAGGCAACCTGCTTGCCGAAAGGCTACGGCTTTACCCTGATGAACCGGTGCGGCTCTTCAGCCCGGAGCTGATTTCAGCAGGTCTGCAAGCTCTTTGGCAACCGGAGCTGATGCCCGCACTCTCGATGAGCGACGCGCGGGTGCAAAGCAGCTTTTCGCTGCAAAAGCTGTTCGACGACCGCTACGTGCTCGCGCCAGTCGAAATGGCCCAGAACATTCTGCTTTTCGGTCGTGAGCGCTACTCTGGCATCGACATCCGGGGCAAGGCCGGGGTGAGCGACGAAACGCTCGAAGCTCGACTGCGAGAATGGATTTCGGCAACCCATCAGGAAAAAACGTTGCGTGTGTTGACGCTGGGAGAGCGGCACCGCGACATGTTCGCCGTGATGCAGCTTGAAAAGTGGGCCAGCTTCGCCGTATTGATGCTGGTGATTCTGGTGGCTCTTCTGAGCCTCGCCGGATCGCTCGCGATGACGGTCATTGACAAGCGCCACGAACTCTTTTATCTCCGCTGCCTCGGCCTCGAACGGCCGCAATTCATGACGATCTTCATCGTCGAAGGCGGGCTGACGGGGCTTGTCGGCACGGCGCTTGGCTCGCTCTTGGCCTGGCTCATCTGCAAAGCGCAGGAGCTGTGGGGCATCGTGCAGCTCCCATCGAAAAGCGCCTTCATCATCAGCGCCTACCCCGTCAGCATGAAAGCCGGAGACTTCTTCGCCGTCGGAGCCGCCGCTATTCTCTTTGCTTTGCTCGTAAGCCTCTATCCCGCCGGAAAAGCTGCTGCCATCGCGACCAGCCGCTCGGTGGAAAACAAGATGGAGTGA
- a CDS encoding rubredoxin, whose amino-acid sequence MEQWKCTICGYIYSPETGDPEGDIPAGTSFESLPDTWMCPICGAGKEDFTKV is encoded by the coding sequence ATGGAACAGTGGAAATGCACGATCTGCGGATACATCTACAGCCCCGAAACCGGCGACCCCGAAGGAGACATTCCTGCCGGAACATCGTTTGAATCACTCCCCGACACCTGGATGTGCCCCATTTGCGGCGCAGGAAAAGAGGATTTCACGAAAGTGTGA
- a CDS encoding lipocalin family protein — MFRNLIRKYFQPTGPETVPEVDVMKYCGTWYEIASIPSKQQRGCASTKAEYTLDAAKGMVMVRNSCKRNGREKSIRATAVPVEGSGNAKLIVTFFRYIKADYWVIGLAEDYSWALVSNPSATRCWVLSRTPYMDDATYRQLLEQLRLKGINTDELAKTVQG, encoded by the coding sequence ATGTTCAGAAATCTTATCCGAAAATATTTCCAGCCCACCGGGCCGGAAACCGTACCAGAGGTCGATGTTATGAAATACTGCGGCACCTGGTATGAGATCGCCTCCATACCGAGCAAGCAGCAGCGCGGCTGTGCCAGCACGAAAGCCGAGTACACGCTTGACGCCGCGAAAGGCATGGTAATGGTGCGCAACTCGTGCAAGCGGAATGGCCGGGAGAAGTCAATCAGGGCGACCGCCGTGCCGGTTGAGGGCAGTGGCAACGCCAAGCTGATTGTCACTTTTTTCAGGTATATCAAAGCCGATTACTGGGTTATCGGGCTTGCCGAAGACTACTCGTGGGCGCTGGTGTCGAATCCTTCCGCAACGCGCTGCTGGGTTTTGTCGAGAACGCCGTACATGGATGACGCTACCTATCGGCAACTGCTTGAGCAGTTGCGCCTGAAGGGAATCAATACGGATGAGCTGGCGAAGACCGTGCAAGGGTGA